The proteins below are encoded in one region of Erinaceus europaeus chromosome 15, mEriEur2.1, whole genome shotgun sequence:
- the LOC132533006 gene encoding BICD family-like cargo adapter 1, which yields MAHELMPRAIRSHSRQDSLQGLPLEASGPRAQGSPNRWASDRCSLLCHLSPEAAGALGDTQTESRDQLVRERDEAIAKKRALEVELDACRAKLCAVEAQLLEVLQEKLRLSQEVEAWEEDMQRMVQQQVERQLQREAGVSLRAPLDRGAPRAPWGQFPLGRWGYWR from the exons ATGGCCCACGAGCTGATGCCT AGGGCAATCAGGAGCCATAGCAGACAAGACAGTCTGCAAGGCCTGCCACTGGAGG CCTCTGGGCCCAGAGCGCAGGGTTCCCCCAACAGGTGGGCCTCAGATCGTTGCTccctcctctgtcatctttcaccAGAGGCCGCCGGAGCACTGGGGGACACCCAGACTGAGTCAAGGGACCAGCTCGTCCGGGAGCGGGATGAAGCCATTGCCAA GAAGCGGGCCCTGGAGGTTGAGCTGGATGCCTGCAGGGCCAAGCTGTGTGCTGTGGAGGCCCAGTTGCTGGAAGTCCTGCAGGAAAAACTGAGGCTAAGCCAGGAGGTGGAGGCCTGGGAG GAAGATATGCAGAGGATGGTCCAGCAGCAGGTGGAGAGGCAGCTTCAGAGAGAGGCTGGAGTCTCGCTGAGAGCCCCCCTGGACCGTGGAGCCCCCAGAGCTCCCTGGGGCCAATTCCCTCTTGGTCGGTGGGGGTACTGGCGATGA
- the ABHD11 gene encoding protein ABHD11 isoform X1 yields MLRWTRSWRIPHRGLRPSDSSPARVEVAPSSSGGDGAKPRSVPLSYTLLDGEATLPALVFLHGLFGCKNNFNSIAKSLAQRTGRRVLTVDARNHGDSPHSPDMSYEAMSQDLQDLLPHLDLGPCVLIGHSMGGKTAMLLALQRPELVERLIAVDISPKETTTVSDFPHYMAAMKAIHIPDEVPRSRARKLAEDQLRPVIQDVSVRQFLLTNLVEVDGHFLWRVNLEALAQHVDKIMTFPWRRESYPGPTLFLLGGNSGFVPSSSPHVSTLPLPLGACSSGDSPSHHPEIRRLFPRAQMQTVPNAGHWVHADCPQDFMAAIQGFLA; encoded by the exons ATGCTCCGCTGGACCCGATCCTGGAGGATCCCCCACAGGGGGCTCAGGCCCTCCGACTCCAGCCCCGCCAGAGTGGAAGTCGcacccagcagcagcggcggcgaTGGCGCCAAGCCGAG GTCAGTGCCACTCTCCTACACGCTCCTGGACGGGGAGGCTACCCTCCCGGCCCTTGTCTTCCTGCACGGGCTCTTCGGCTGCAAGAACAACTTCAACTCCATCGCCAAGTCGCTGGCTCAGCGGACTGGCCGAAGG gTTCTGACAGTGGATGCCCGGAACCATGGTGACAGCCCACATAGTCCAGACATGAGCTACGAGGCCATGAGCCAGGACCTGCAGGACCTGCTGCCCCATCTGGACCTGGGGCCCTGCGTTCTCATTGGCCACAGCATGGGAGGCAAGACAGCCATGCTGCTGGCCCTCCAGCGG cCAGAGCTGGTGGAGCGTCTGATCGCTGTGGACATCAGCCCCAAGGAGACCACCACTGTCTCGGACTTCCCGCACTACATGGCGGCCATGAAGGCCATCCACATCCCGGACGAGGTGCCCCGCTCCCGTGCCCGCAAGCTGGCGGAGGACCAGCTCAGGCCAGTCATCCAG gatgTGTCTGTGAGGCAGTTCCTGCTCACCAACCTGGTGGAGGTGGACGGGCATTTCTTGTGGCGGGTGAACCTGGAGGCATTGGCGCAGCATGTGGACAAGATTATGACCTTCCCCTGGCGGCGGGAATCCTATCCAGGGCCCACCCTCTTCCTCCTGGGTGGGAACTCTGGATTCGTGCC CTCTTCCTCTCCCCATGTCTCcacactcccccttccccttggTGCCTGCTCTTCGGGAGACAGTCCCAGCCACCACCCCGAGATCCGGCGGCTCTTCCCTCGAGCCCAGATGCAGACGGTGCCCAATGCTGGCCACTGGGTCCACGCCGACTGCCCGCAGGACTTCATGGCTGCCATCCAGGGCTTCCTGGCATAA
- the ABHD11 gene encoding protein ABHD11 isoform X2, which yields MLRWTRSWRIPHRGLRPSDSSPARVEVAPSSSGGDGAKPRSVPLSYTLLDGEATLPALVFLHGLFGCKNNFNSIAKSLAQRTGRRVLTVDARNHGDSPHSPDMSYEAMSQDLQDLLPHLDLGPCVLIGHSMGGKTAMLLALQRPELVERLIAVDISPKETTTVSDFPHYMAAMKAIHIPDEVPRSRARKLAEDQLRPVIQDVSVRQFLLTNLVEVDGHFLWRVNLEALAQHVDKIMTFPWRRESYPGPTLFLLGGNSGFVPPSHHPEIRRLFPRAQMQTVPNAGHWVHADCPQDFMAAIQGFLA from the exons ATGCTCCGCTGGACCCGATCCTGGAGGATCCCCCACAGGGGGCTCAGGCCCTCCGACTCCAGCCCCGCCAGAGTGGAAGTCGcacccagcagcagcggcggcgaTGGCGCCAAGCCGAG GTCAGTGCCACTCTCCTACACGCTCCTGGACGGGGAGGCTACCCTCCCGGCCCTTGTCTTCCTGCACGGGCTCTTCGGCTGCAAGAACAACTTCAACTCCATCGCCAAGTCGCTGGCTCAGCGGACTGGCCGAAGG gTTCTGACAGTGGATGCCCGGAACCATGGTGACAGCCCACATAGTCCAGACATGAGCTACGAGGCCATGAGCCAGGACCTGCAGGACCTGCTGCCCCATCTGGACCTGGGGCCCTGCGTTCTCATTGGCCACAGCATGGGAGGCAAGACAGCCATGCTGCTGGCCCTCCAGCGG cCAGAGCTGGTGGAGCGTCTGATCGCTGTGGACATCAGCCCCAAGGAGACCACCACTGTCTCGGACTTCCCGCACTACATGGCGGCCATGAAGGCCATCCACATCCCGGACGAGGTGCCCCGCTCCCGTGCCCGCAAGCTGGCGGAGGACCAGCTCAGGCCAGTCATCCAG gatgTGTCTGTGAGGCAGTTCCTGCTCACCAACCTGGTGGAGGTGGACGGGCATTTCTTGTGGCGGGTGAACCTGGAGGCATTGGCGCAGCATGTGGACAAGATTATGACCTTCCCCTGGCGGCGGGAATCCTATCCAGGGCCCACCCTCTTCCTCCTGGGTGGGAACTCTGGATTCGTGCC TCCCAGCCACCACCCCGAGATCCGGCGGCTCTTCCCTCGAGCCCAGATGCAGACGGTGCCCAATGCTGGCCACTGGGTCCACGCCGACTGCCCGCAGGACTTCATGGCTGCCATCCAGGGCTTCCTGGCATAA